In Deinococcus ficus, a single window of DNA contains:
- a CDS encoding ParB/RepB/Spo0J family partition protein yields the protein MTRPKVASRVNPLDLMAGLEDTPVTEAPLAKIIVADGFNPRRLITSDAFAADALSGLVQSIREFGVLQPLLVRSQGDGYHLIAGERRYVAAQEAGLTEVPIRVLDVDDDQAYAIAVIENAQRKDLDLVTETLVGFDLLSKRLNMSVPEVVTYLHKVRNNTAPDDLNVEPLLRSLYGTGITTWASRRAKILQLTPEEQTAVRQGQIDATVCVELIRLPAGARREALLQQAITESLSAAQLRVLVHASQQSGGSSPELKARVGDLRKRLLKLSSLTGDEAQRAEELIAEIDSRIDQLLSR from the coding sequence GTGACCCGTCCCAAAGTCGCGTCACGCGTCAACCCTCTGGATCTGATGGCCGGCCTTGAGGACACCCCGGTCACTGAAGCGCCACTGGCGAAGATCATCGTTGCTGACGGCTTCAATCCCCGCCGATTGATCACCTCGGATGCATTCGCCGCCGACGCGCTCAGCGGCCTGGTGCAGAGCATCCGTGAATTCGGCGTCCTCCAGCCTCTGCTCGTGCGGTCCCAGGGAGACGGATATCACCTGATCGCAGGAGAGCGGCGTTACGTCGCTGCCCAGGAAGCAGGACTCACCGAAGTGCCCATCCGAGTGCTCGACGTGGATGATGATCAGGCCTACGCCATCGCGGTGATCGAAAACGCACAGCGCAAGGACCTGGATCTCGTCACTGAAACACTGGTCGGCTTTGACCTGCTGTCAAAACGACTCAACATGTCCGTGCCTGAAGTCGTCACGTACCTGCACAAGGTTCGAAACAACACCGCGCCTGACGACCTCAATGTTGAGCCGCTGCTCCGGTCCCTGTACGGCACCGGCATCACGACCTGGGCAAGCCGCCGCGCCAAAATTCTTCAGCTGACACCTGAAGAGCAAACCGCCGTGAGGCAGGGCCAAATCGACGCCACCGTCTGTGTTGAACTGATCAGACTCCCTGCTGGAGCACGGCGTGAAGCCCTTTTGCAGCAGGCCATTACAGAGTCTCTCAGCGCCGCGCAGCTCCGCGTACTTGTGCATGCATCCCAGCAGTCGGGCGGGTCTTCACCGGAGCTCAAAGCCCGAGTCGGAGACCTCAGGAAGCGCCTGCTCAAGCTTTCCTCGCTGACTGGTGATGAGGCCCAACGCGCCGAAGAACTCATCGCGGAAATCGATTCCCGGATCGATCAGCTGCTTTCCCGCTAA
- a CDS encoding IS5 family transposase, whose protein sequence is MKRTGYSSDLTDQEWALLEPLLPGPRPTGRKRIHSQRVLVNAMLYVLQTGCAWRLLPVNFPSWGTVYAQYRKWRIRGVLKDVHDVLRERVRQAAGRDAQPTAGIIDSQSAKTTEAGGIRGFDGAKKVNGRKRHILVDTLGLILKVVVHPADLQDREGGKLVLNGLKKQYPTLEKVWADQGYTGGFLRWAKDSSDLLVEVVYPWWRQAKRYTPDLVENVDPRKTFHVLPRRWIVERTFAWLGKCRRLSKDYEALPESTETLVYLAMIRLMLRRLGRAPPETSASHTIVM, encoded by the coding sequence ATGAAAAGGACTGGGTACAGCTCTGATTTGACGGACCAGGAATGGGCTCTCCTTGAGCCGCTGCTGCCTGGTCCACGTCCTACAGGACGCAAGCGCATCCATTCTCAACGTGTACTTGTGAATGCCATGCTCTACGTGCTGCAAACCGGCTGTGCATGGCGCCTTCTCCCTGTGAACTTCCCCAGCTGGGGCACGGTGTATGCCCAATACCGCAAGTGGCGCATCCGGGGCGTGTTGAAGGACGTCCATGACGTCCTTCGAGAACGGGTCCGCCAGGCGGCAGGCCGTGACGCCCAACCCACCGCTGGCATCATCGACAGTCAAAGTGCGAAGACCACCGAGGCCGGCGGCATCCGGGGATTTGATGGCGCTAAGAAGGTCAATGGGCGCAAGCGGCACATCCTGGTGGACACGCTCGGCCTGATCCTCAAGGTCGTAGTCCATCCTGCCGATTTGCAGGACCGTGAAGGTGGGAAACTCGTCCTGAACGGATTGAAAAAGCAGTACCCAACATTGGAGAAGGTCTGGGCGGACCAGGGCTACACGGGTGGCTTTCTGAGGTGGGCCAAAGACAGCTCGGATCTGCTGGTCGAGGTCGTCTACCCCTGGTGGCGGCAGGCTAAGCGGTATACGCCGGATTTGGTCGAGAACGTGGATCCACGCAAGACGTTCCACGTCTTGCCGCGTCGATGGATCGTAGAGCGTACTTTCGCATGGCTGGGCAAGTGTCGCCGGTTATCAAAGGATTACGAAGCACTCCCAGAATCCACTGAAACGCTGGTGTATTTGGCCATGATTCGGCTAATGCTGCGTCGGTTGGGTCGCGCTCCTCCAGAGACGTCTGCGAGTCATACCATCGTGATGTGA